The Raphanus sativus cultivar WK10039 chromosome 6, ASM80110v3, whole genome shotgun sequence sequence ttaatattcaataatctaattaaaaactaattaaactaACTAAAAGGTATTcgaaacaaaaaacaaacaaacaaactacAAATCTCcaaaatacttttaaatatctaaactactttaacatatatacaaaattaacaGATTTAACTAATCATATATTTTCACATCTTACTTCTAATTTTGATTGAGGTTATAATTCGAAAATGCTTAGCCCTTAGGTTCCGTTTGGATATACTTTATAGACTTTAggctttttcttttctgtttggTTCAGATTTTGAGTTTGATTTAAAAATGCCCATACATAGGTTTAGCTAAAAGAATAACCCACAAACCATTATTTTGTgtcattttaattattgtttcaaatttatacacacaaattaaaaaaacatttaattttacatatttttctaataaaaacatcattatcaATACACctgattaataaattttatactattaaaatttaaaacaacacatacttaaaaagaaaattcttaTTCTACAACTGACAGTTAAACTGAAACAGGGAGTATATATCTTCCCTTTATATTGTCGGCCCTAAAATCAAAACATCCGAGTAAAATTCCACAAGGCATTATATTATGTAGGCCTGGACATTCGGgtctttgggtcgggttcggatcggttcctTTCGGATCCAGGTTCTTTCGGGTCCTAAATATTTGGACCCaacatgtatttttaaaattttggtccGCGTTCAGGTTTGGATCTTTTCGGATCCAGGTCGGTTCGGATCTATAACTAAAATACTTGTTAAATACCCATAATTTTTCGGATCCGTATCAGGTTCGGGTATTTAGgatctaaacaaacaaaataactaCACAAATTTCATCAAATTTAGTTAAAATCTGTCATATATATCAAAAGCTtttcaaaataacttaaaataaactactaaaaattaaaaaaacaaaaatttgaattctaaattgtatatttaaaacttcatattactttaaaaataataacaaaaattattaacaaaaaataattcaactaaatcgtaaaaataaaatatagaaaatagaacataacaaaacctaatttttaatattcatgtttttaagtCTGGTATAAATCGGTTCTTGTCGGATCGGGTTTATTCGGGTCGGTtttttcgggtccgggtctatTCGAGTCGGTTCTTTTCGGATCCGGGTCTATTCGGGTAGAAATATTTTGGAACCAACAGGTACTTATAAACTTTCGGATCGGTTCCAGGTTCGggtattttcgggtcggttccagGTCGGATCTTGGGATCCAGGTTAAAATGTCCATGCCTAATATTCTGCGACAAAAACCCGACCCATTACTACACTCGAATCAAACTCGACCCGATCCGACCCGTGTAATTTGCAAAAACAGCACGTCGTCTCCTCTGGTTCTCCCCTTATATTCGACGAGTGACTAGATTGGTTCGCTGTTCGTCACATTTCTCACTACCAAAAGgctaaaataaaaagtattatatctcctctctctccttcCACACCTTTCTCGTTCACTTGCCTCCTCAGATCTGACACATCGATTTCAAATCTCCTCCCGCATcgctcctctctctctcctggCCGTTAACGGTCTCGTTTCGTCCCGGCCTTGGATCTGATTCTATTGCCGCGATCTGAGGTCAATCATGGCGGCAGCAAACGCCCCAATCACCATGAAGGAGGTCCTAACGgtgagctctctctctctctctccggtCTCCATTTATAGAAACTTATGCACATCTCTTGGAATCGAGCTAGATTTTAGACGATTAGCATGTTTGTATAGCTGGTTCTGCTCAGACTGTTCTATGATTGATTCTATTTTGAATTCTGCTCGATCGTTGCCGTAACAGTCAATTTTTCTGAATTGATCTCTTAACATAAGCTCAGATCTGTGTTACCTCAATGTATCGAGTCCCGATTTGAAAGTTTTTTGTGTAGTCCAATGTGCTGATTCACTCGGATCTCTTAACTAAGTCCATGAACTATGCGAGATGACGctttgtttttttgaaatttttaaacagcTTCCGAGCATTGGGATCAACCAGCAATTCATCACGTTTACAAACGTTACTATGGAGTCTGACAAGTACATTTGTGTGCGAGAGACTGCGCCGCAGAACAGCGTCGTGATTATAGATATGAACATGCCTATGCAGCCTCTGAGGAGGCCCATTACTGCGGATTCTGCTCTTATGAACCCAAACTCCAGGAtccttgccttgaaaggtattTTATTTGTCTGCCTGTTTCCTTCTATTTCTAAAATAGTGCACCTAGAATAGTAACTTTTGAAGTTTTTTCTTGAACTATCATTGATGATGACTCCTACTTCGTTCTGTTAACAATATTTGCTATCTACTACGGATTggatgcttctttttttttatcttgctCTTAACTTTAATTCATATCAGATAAAACCACAATCCCACGTGATTCATAAGTTTGAATGAATACTTGCCCGTTCTGATGCATCATTTTTGTGAAAACCTGCTATACTAATTCAGTATGGAAAAGTAACCACAGTCATATGTTTCAAAACTTGGGTAATATAGTATGTTTACCACAGATATCGGTTTCGAGTTCTATGTTTCCTAACATGTGTTATATCTCTTGTGGTTGTGTTGTGGTGTGTAGTGAATGTTTCCTTACATTGTCTATTACTTACTTCTTCCTTCGTTGCTCAACTTGTTTCTTTAATTTGTATATAGCTCAAGTTCCAGGAACCACTCAGGATCATTTACAGATCTTTAACATCGAAGCTAAAGCAAAGTTGAAATCACATCAGATGCCTGAGCAGGTGAACATCGGAACTAAATTTTGTTGTACACTTTTTCAGAGTCTGATTTTACTGGTcagaattttattttggatattaaccACCCGTGTTTTGTAGGTTGCTTTTTGGAAATGGATTACACCAAAGATGTTGGGGCTGGTCACACAAACTTCCGTGTATCATTGGTCGATTGAAGGTTTTGTATCTTTAACTTCCTATCATCTTCTTGATATCATGTATATGTTGTTTCTCATTCTGCTACGATATTTCCAGGTGATTCTGAGCCAGTTAAGATGTTTGATAGAACGGCCAATTTGGCAAATAACCAAATTATTAACTATAAGTGCTCTCCTAATGAGAAGTGGTTAGTCTTGATTGGAATTGCCCCTGGCTCTCCTGAGGTAGGTTTACTGCGCTACGTAATAGGTCGAATGAAGACATCACAATAGCAGCCGTTGTATATATCTTTGACTGGCTCTTTATTACTGTTATCTTCTGTAGAGACCACAATTGGTAAAAGGAAATATGCAGCTATTTTCCGTGGACCAACAGCGGAGCCAGGCCCTTGAAGCACATGCTGCTTCATTTGCTCAGTTTAAGGTATACTATCTGATTCCTTTGTGAGTTCATTACGTGGTATAATCTTGAACTGTAGTATGACAAGCGAAATCATTAACGATAGGTCCCTGGGAATGAGAATCCTTCTATTCTTATATCCTTTGCAAGCAAGAGCTTTAATGCTGGACAGATAACATCAAAGTTGCATGTCATTGAGCTTGGTGCACAACCAGGTTAGCTTCCTCAACTGCTCGATATCTCCATGGTTATTCAGCATCTTTGGCGACAATATTTAGTTGGTGATATTGTGATGTCTAAAGTTGGGCAATTTATTTCCTGGCAGGGAAACCATCATTTTCAAAGAAGCAGGCAGATCTCTTCTTCCCCCCAGATTTTGCCGATGATTTTCCTGTAGCTATGCAGGTTTGTAGTTGCATTAGAGGTTCAGTTAACTTTCTTAGTTTCTGGTGAAAATTTCATGACACCCTTTTCTCCTTTTCCAACAGGTGTCCAACAAATTTAACTTGATATATGTCATCACCAAGCTTGGACTGTTGTTTGTATACGATCTAGAGACGGCTTCTGCTATCTACAGAAATCGGATAAGTCCAGACCCAATTTTCTTGACTTCTGAAGCTTCTTCCCTTGGGGGTTTCTATGCCATTAATAGGCGAGGACAAGTTCTTTTGGCTACAGTAAACGAGGCTACGATAATACCGTTTATTAGCGGCCAAGTATGTATAACCTTTTTTAATTCTACTCGATACAATCTATCTATTTCAACATGATATTTTAATAACTCTATGCTTTTGTATAACAGTTGAACAATTTGGAACTTGCTGTCAATCTGGCTAAAAGAGGAAACCTCCCTGGTGCGGAAAATCTGGTACGTTACCTTGGTTCAGATGCGTGGATCTGTTCTCCTGCTGAAGTAGTTATAGTTAACGAACCCAGCTGGACGAATAGGAGAGTCATTAGTTGGTGTGCAATTTCTTATATTCAGTTTGGATGTCGCAGGTTGTCCAGCGGTTCCAAGAGTTATTTGCTCAAACAAAGTACAAGGAGGCTGCTGAACTTGCTGCTGAATCTCCTCAGGGGATTCTACGGACACCTGATACTGTGGCTAAATTCCAGGTATTTGTTCCATATTCAAGCAAGTAATCCTCTGCAAACATGCTATGTGCTAGATGTAACTATCTAAAACTATAACATCGCACTATTCAATTTTGCAGAGCGTTCCTGTACAAGCAGGGCAAACTCCTCCCTTGTTACAGTATTTTGGGACCCTTTTGACTAGAGGGAAGCTCAATTCATATGAGTCTTTGGAACTATCCCGGCTTGTTGTGAATCAAAACAAGAAGAACCTTTTGGAAAACTGGTTGGCAGAGGATAAGTTAGAATGCAGCGAAGAACTTGGAGACCTTGTCAAGGTAATTATAAAATTGACCATTGTCCTTTTAATGCATCCTTTAGCATGTTGTAaccatatttttttctgttccAGACCGTGGATAATGACCTTGCTCTGAAAATATACATCAAAGCTCGAGCTACTCCAAAAGTTGTAGCAGCTTTTGCAGAGCGAAGGGAGTTTGACAAAATACTGATTTACTCAAAGCAGGTAGACAATAAGTTTAAAAGTTTGCCCCTTCCCTGTTATGGTTACCCGGAAGTTAAATGTGCTAACGACGTACCATTTTTTCATATTGTGACTTTAGGTTGGATACGCACCTGATTACATGTTTCTTCTGCAAACAATACTCCGTACGGATCCTCAGGTTAGTTTGGTGCATTTTTTTTGATACTTGCGACATATGCTTGCTGCATATCAAAAGGAGAGTCACGAATCCAGTaacttttattgattaatattaaCCTGTTGTTGTTTATTATGCAGGGAGCAGTAAATTTCGCTTTGATGATGTCCCAAATGGAAGGAGGTTGTCCAGTTGACTACAACACCATAACTGATCTTTTCCTTCAGGTCGGTAAATAGTGTATACAACAATATTCACAGTTCAATACAGGAGAATTATCATGTGCTAATTTACTAATGCATATACAGAGAAATCTGATCCGTGAAGCGACTGCTTTCCTTCTTGATGTTCTCAAGCCAAATTTACCTGAGCATGCTTTTCTGCAAACTAAGGTTGAAAATAGTTTCCACCTTGCGTTTGTCTGTGCTTTCACTATTCATCTTCCTTTCTTAGACCTTGTACTCCACTTTCAACTCAGGTTCTGGAGATCAATTTGGTAACCTTTCCCAATGTGGCTGATGCTATTTTAGCAAATGGGATGTTCAGCCACTATGACCGCCCTCGTGTTGCTCAGCTTTGTGAAAAGGCTGGACTGTATATCCAATCCTTAAAGGTTGTTGCTCAATGTTTACTCTTTTTGTTGGCCTAAgagatgtatttttttttcttccttttaatCTCTAACTTCTTCCTTTTTGCACTGTGCAGCATTACTCAGAGTTGCCTGATATCAAACGTGTAATTGTGAACACACATGCTATTGAGCCGCAGGTAATACTTTTGAACTTAATTTTAGTTGCTAAACTCGTGAATGGTCTAGTTGCTGAATATCTCTCTGCTCAATATGCAGGCTCTTGTCGAGTTTTTCGGTACTCTTTCTAGCGAGTGGGCTATGGAGTGCATGAAGGATCTTCTGCTGGTCAACCTGAGAGGAAACCTTCAGATAATCGTTCAGGTAAGTACTGTGTTGTGgtatgatatgaatttttttattttttaacgtGACACTGACGTGTCAATATCATTGCAGGCTTGCAAGGAGTACTGTGAACAGCTTGGTGTTGATGCATGCATTAAACTATTTGAACAGTTCAAGTCGTATGAAGGGCTATACTTTTTCCTAGGTTCATATTTGAGTATGAGGTGATGTATCAGATACTATTATTTCTGTAATAAGCACATTCTTTGTCTCTGTATTCTCATTATAAACAATATTTCCTTTGGTGCGATAGTGAGGATCCTGAGATTCACTTCAAGTACATTGAAGCAGCTGCCAAGACTGGTCAAATAAAGGAGGTTGAGCGTGTCACCAGAGAGTCTAACTTTTATGATGCTGAAAAGACGAAAAACTTTTTGATGGAAGCTAAGCTTCCTGATGCCCGACCCTTGATAAATGTCTGCGACCGTTTCAGCTTTGTGCCTGATCTTACTCATTACCTTTACACAAACAACATGCTTCGCTACATTGAAGGTTACGTTCAGAAGGTATGGAGTTTCTTGGGGCTACTCTTAGTGTCTGGAAGTTTGGatttatacattaaataattataaggtGATTGCTTTTGTAGGTCAACCCTGGGAATGCTCCCTTAGTTGTGGGGCAGTTGCTTGATGATGAATGCCCTGAAGATTTTATAAAAGGCCTCATTCTCTCTGTTCGTTCATTGCTTCCAGTCGAACCCCTTGTTGAGGAATGTGAGAAGAGGTATGAATCTTTTTAGTCATCTTGGTTTCTTTCATATTGCTCTTTGTTATTAAagatctaatttttttttttttcagaaatcgACTTCGTCTCCTTACTCAGTTCTTGGAGCATCTAGTTAGCGAGGGAAGCCAAGATACACATGTCCACAATGCCTTGGGTAAAATTATCATAGACAGCAACAACAACCCTGAGCATTTCCTGACCACCAACCCCTACTATGACTCTAAGGTTGTGGGTAAGTACTGCGAGAAACGTGATCCCACCCTGGCTGTTGTGGCATACAGAAGAGGACAATGTGATGAAGAACTCATCAATGTCACCAACAAAAACTCTTTGTTCAAGTTACAAGCCAGGTTTGATTACTTCTAGCCAAAATTTTTACTTATTTCACAGTGACTCCTCTGTAGTTTACTTATGCACGGATTTCCAACTGCAGATACGTAGTGGAGAGGATGGATGGTGACCTCTGGGACAAGGTTCTTATGGAAGAAAATGAATATAGAAGACAACTTATTGACCAAGTTGTGTCTACTGCTTTACCCGAAAGCAAGAGCCCAGAGCAAGTCTCTGCAGCTGTTAAAGCATTCATGACTGCTGATCTACCACATGAGCTGATTGAGCTTCTTGAAAAGATTGTGCTTCAAAATTCTGCCTTCAGTGGAAACTTCAATCTGCAAAATCTACTTATACTGACAGCCATCAAGGCAGATCCGTCTAGAGTTATGGATTACATTAACAGGCTGGATAATTTTGATGGTCCGGCTGTTGGAGAAGTGGCAGTTGATGCCCAATTATATGAGGAAGCATTTGCTATTTTTAAGAAGTTTAACTTAAATGTTCAAGCTGTCAACGTATTGTTGGATAACGTCAGAAGCATTGAGCGGGCTGTTGAGTTTGCTTTCCGGGTTGAAGAGGATTCTGTTTGGAGCCAAGTCGCTAAGGCTCAGCTCAGAGATGGACTAGTCAGTGATGCAATTGAGTCATTTATCCGTGCTGAGGATGCCACTCATTTCTTGGAGGTCATACGTGCTACTGAAGAGGCTAATGTCTATGATGACTTGGTCAGATACCTTCTTATGGTTAGACAGAAGGTGAAAGAACCCAAGGTTGATAGTGAGCTCATCTATGCTTATGCAAAGATTGATAGGCTAGGTGAGATTGAAGAGTTTATTCTGATGCCAAACGTTGCTAACCTACAAACTGTCGGTGATCGCCTGTACGACGAAGCTCTGTATGAGGCTGCAAAAATAATCTATGCTTTCATTTCAAACTGGGCCAAGTTAGCCGTCACACTTGTGAAGTTGCAGCAGTTCCAAGGTGCTGTTGATGCTGCAAGGAAAGCAAACAGTGCAAAGACATGGAAGGAAGTCTGCTTTGCTTGTGTTGATGCAGAGGAGTTCCGGTTGGCTCAAATATGTGGACTTAACGTTATTATACAGGTGAATAATTGCCTTATCTTGGTGAAAGTTTTTTCcattttactttatattattttctcacGGGTAATCTTTTTGTTCTCTAATAGGTGGACGACCTGGAAGAAGTCAGCGAGTTCTACCAGAACAGAGGATGCTTCAGTGAATTAATCTCACTTATGGAGAGTGGACTTGGTCTAGAACGGGCTCACATGGGGATCTTCACCGAGTTGGGTGTATTGTACGCCAGATATCGTTATGAGAAGCTTATGGAACACATCAAGTTGTTCTCGACTCGCCTCAATATTCCCAAGCTTATACGGGCCTGTGATGAACAACAGCATTGGCAGGAACTTACTTATCTTTACATTCAGTATGATGAGTTTGATAATGCTGCTACCACTGTCATGAACCACTCTCCTGAAGCATGGGAGCACATGCAGTTCAAAGACATTGTCGCCAAGGTTGCGAATGTTGAGCTTTACTACAAGGCCGTTCACTTCTACTTGCAAGAGCACCCTGATATCATTAACGATCTTCTCAATGTGCTTGCTCTGCGGTTAGATCACACACGTGTCGTTGACATTATGCGCAAGGTTCGAGGCTGAtccttgattttgtttttgcacTTTAAATCATATCAGCAGTGGCTTAATAATATGATTGATTGCTTTCTGATCTCAGGCTGGTCAGTTGCGTCTTATCAAGCCCTACATGGTTGCAGTTCAGAGCAACAATGTCTCTGCTGTAAATGAAGCTCTGAATGAGATATAcgtggaagaagaagactatGACAGGTTACGCGAGTCTATCGATTTGCATGACAGCTTTGACCAGATAGGCCTTGCTCAGAAGGTAAACACTTTAAATCTATCTATATCGAGTGTACGTTTTACATCTCCCCTCATAGCATTTCTAATTAATCTTCACGGTGAATGGCGCGAACAGATTGAGAAACACGAGCTTGTAGAGATGAGACGTGTCGCTGCGTATATCTACAAGAAAGCAGGTAGATGGAAGCAATCAATTGCGTTGTCGAAGAAAGATAACATGTACAAGGACTGTATGGAAACTGCTTCACAATCCGGCGACCACGACCTTGCGGAACAACTTCTCGTTTACTTCATTGAACAGGTATGTTTTTCAAGCACGATTAACATCAAAAGCTAGCTTTTTACTAAAACAGAGGATCAAATTAACAATCCTTTATTTATTGTACAGGGGAAGAAGGAATGCTTTGCCACATGTCTATTTGTGTGTTATGACTTAATCAGACCAGATGTTGCTCTAGAACTTGCTTGGATCAACAATATGATCGACTTTGCCTTCCCGTATCTCCTTCAGGTGATTAATTTATCCTCCAAATCACTCAAACGAGATAGGAACTATGTAGACTCGATATATGATCAAATCTCTTTCTCCCTGTTTTTATTAATGGCAGTTTATCCGAGAGTACTCTGGCAAAGTGGACGAGCTAATAAAGGACAAGCTAGAAGCACAGAAAGAAGTGAAGGCCAAAGAGCAGGAAGAGAAGGAGGTCATGTCCCAACAGGTACTACACTTGCACATCATCCGAAagttgtaaaaagaaaaatcgaaAAACACACTTACTTACACATCTTTGATTTTGTTATGAAAACAGAACATGTACGCGCAACTATTGCCTCTGGCTCTACCTGCACCACCGATGCCAGGAATGGGAGGAGGTCCAGGGATGGGAGGGGGTTATGGTCCGCCACCACCGATGGGAGGAATGCCAGGAATGCCTCCAATGCCACCCTATGGAATGCCTCCGATGGGCGGCTACTAAGCCTGTCGAAAGCAAAAGCCATCCATTCAAAGTCATCGAGAACTCATAGTCGCGCGCGCAATCTCTACCGTGGTGGTATTTGTCGGAATGTTTTCCTTGTTTGATTTTATAGGTGTATGTGTGGATAATAAACTCGTACTTTCGTTTGTAATATTTCTTTTGAGGGGTA is a genomic window containing:
- the LOC108808963 gene encoding clathrin heavy chain 1-like gives rise to the protein MAAANAPITMKEVLTLPSIGINQQFITFTNVTMESDKYICVRETAPQNSVVIIDMNMPMQPLRRPITADSALMNPNSRILALKAQVPGTTQDHLQIFNIEAKAKLKSHQMPEQVAFWKWITPKMLGLVTQTSVYHWSIEGDSEPVKMFDRTANLANNQIINYKCSPNEKWLVLIGIAPGSPERPQLVKGNMQLFSVDQQRSQALEAHAASFAQFKVPGNENPSILISFASKSFNAGQITSKLHVIELGAQPGKPSFSKKQADLFFPPDFADDFPVAMQVSNKFNLIYVITKLGLLFVYDLETASAIYRNRISPDPIFLTSEASSLGGFYAINRRGQVLLATVNEATIIPFISGQLNNLELAVNLAKRGNLPGAENLVVQRFQELFAQTKYKEAAELAAESPQGILRTPDTVAKFQSVPVQAGQTPPLLQYFGTLLTRGKLNSYESLELSRLVVNQNKKNLLENWLAEDKLECSEELGDLVKTVDNDLALKIYIKARATPKVVAAFAERREFDKILIYSKQVGYAPDYMFLLQTILRTDPQGAVNFALMMSQMEGGCPVDYNTITDLFLQRNLIREATAFLLDVLKPNLPEHAFLQTKVLEINLVTFPNVADAILANGMFSHYDRPRVAQLCEKAGLYIQSLKHYSELPDIKRVIVNTHAIEPQALVEFFGTLSSEWAMECMKDLLLVNLRGNLQIIVQACKEYCEQLGVDACIKLFEQFKSYEGLYFFLGSYLSMSEDPEIHFKYIEAAAKTGQIKEVERVTRESNFYDAEKTKNFLMEAKLPDARPLINVCDRFSFVPDLTHYLYTNNMLRYIEGYVQKVNPGNAPLVVGQLLDDECPEDFIKGLILSVRSLLPVEPLVEECEKRNRLRLLTQFLEHLVSEGSQDTHVHNALGKIIIDSNNNPEHFLTTNPYYDSKVVGKYCEKRDPTLAVVAYRRGQCDEELINVTNKNSLFKLQARYVVERMDGDLWDKVLMEENEYRRQLIDQVVSTALPESKSPEQVSAAVKAFMTADLPHELIELLEKIVLQNSAFSGNFNLQNLLILTAIKADPSRVMDYINRLDNFDGPAVGEVAVDAQLYEEAFAIFKKFNLNVQAVNVLLDNVRSIERAVEFAFRVEEDSVWSQVAKAQLRDGLVSDAIESFIRAEDATHFLEVIRATEEANVYDDLVRYLLMVRQKVKEPKVDSELIYAYAKIDRLGEIEEFILMPNVANLQTVGDRLYDEALYEAAKIIYAFISNWAKLAVTLVKLQQFQGAVDAARKANSAKTWKEVCFACVDAEEFRLAQICGLNVIIQVDDLEEVSEFYQNRGCFSELISLMESGLGLERAHMGIFTELGVLYARYRYEKLMEHIKLFSTRLNIPKLIRACDEQQHWQELTYLYIQYDEFDNAATTVMNHSPEAWEHMQFKDIVAKVANVELYYKAVHFYLQEHPDIINDLLNVLALRLDHTRVVDIMRKAGQLRLIKPYMVAVQSNNVSAVNEALNEIYVEEEDYDRLRESIDLHDSFDQIGLAQKIEKHELVEMRRVAAYIYKKAGRWKQSIALSKKDNMYKDCMETASQSGDHDLAEQLLVYFIEQGKKECFATCLFVCYDLIRPDVALELAWINNMIDFAFPYLLQFIREYSGKVDELIKDKLEAQKEVKAKEQEEKEVMSQQNMYAQLLPLALPAPPMPGMGGGPGMGGGYGPPPPMGGMPGMPPMPPYGMPPMGGY